TGTTTATGacagaaaaacatatttgtaattttatttattaatttggtcaatttaatttctttttgtgaAACTACTACATATATTTGTGGACCTCATTCAatgcatttgtgaatttgttacattttttgtaaatctcAATACATTATTTGTGGATTGTAATCTATGTagaattatgaaacaattctaaccACATACGAGACCGTCCTCTAGAGGCGAAACAAAAACTCACAAATTTTgtcgtgttatttgaagtgttttttttttaattcattttggatatctccatttttattttttggttcagtttggatgtatataatagttatttcattaaaaaaggtacattttcatggtactgattattttttaaataaaggtcaTCTATATTTTACTatcagtgttatgttttcattcagtatgaattttaaaaacggTTGACGGTTTAAAAACAGTATGAATTTTTAATCGGTTATTggcaggtaccgcccaacttTGTCATCGGTAAAATCCTTTAAATCGGTCGACCGCTACTCCACAAGACCGAAAAGTCTTTTAAAAACGACATGCATCAGCGAGGCTGTGAAATTCTTCACAAGGTTCAGCATTCAGAGGCCAGTGTTTTTGGATACAGCAGACGGAGGATttgttatacagtataaaatccTCTAAACCCAgagaagaaacagaagaagCAGGATTTCTTACTTCCGTCGGCGGTGGAACTGTTTGACTGGACACAGCTCGTCAAAAAGCTTCTGATTTACAAGTCGCGGCACCAGCAGGAAACGGTTGCTAGAGACAAACTCATCAATGGTCTGCTTTTTCATTCCCCTGGACTGAGTGTACAAAAACCAGAAAGCTTTGCTTAAAAAAGTGTATAAAGCGTCAGGACAATTTTACatctacagtgaaaaaaaaataatttatctgCACTGGGATATTTACCGGTTTATTAAGTACACCTACCTTATACCATGGATACTCATTAACCATTTTATGAGCTGCAAGTATAACATTGGTATACACTTTTTACCGACTTAATGCCAATGTTATATTATCAGTATCTGATTACTGGAACCTAAAAGAGTTAACCAATTATTTGACTTACAAATAATTGCAGCTGTATGGTATAAGGTAGGTGtccctaataaactggcaactcagCGTAAATGGCTGCTTATATGTATGCATCTAAATCGCATTATGCCTGAATTGCAGGagataatcattttaaattgtGGCTACGACAAGGAGAAATGCCTCCTGGGTAAATGTACGAGTTGACATTTAGATGGTGCTCATTACCTGTATGGCGTCTGCAGGTTTCTCAGTGTTCTCTTTAAACAGCAGCATGGTGGGAGCATACATGTTGATGTTGAACTGCTGCTGGATACGCGTGGTCTCGCTATGATCTACGTACCCAAACCGCACAAAGTCCCGATATGCGAACGCAGAGAGCTACAAGCAGAGCAACACAATAGGGGTTTCTGTTTCCTGCCCACAAACAGTAACATGTatactagggctgcaacaattAGTCAACAAAACCGACTACGCTGCTGCTGATTTGTTGAACCAGGAGCAAAGGCCTGTTATAATGTAAAACCGCACAGCCCTCCAATTCCAATTCAAGAACTAAAATGGGAAAGCTgtaattttttcttaaattaaaaaagaaagaaataacacaGAGTGATGCACACCTTATAGAGAAGCGTGTCGATGACGCACAAACATATAAACCAAAAGGAGAATAGACTAAATTTTAAGACTTACTGTTTAAGAAATAGAGTAAATGTCATTAGCCtcatattatataatgttttgtGGAAGGTATTTGATATGTTTATGACGGCCGAAGAATAGTCAAAGTAGTAAAACGAGAAATACTAGAGTAGAAACCTTATAGTTTAATGAGATCGATTAGGTTTAGCCAGTTCGATTTTGGCTGTTCAAATTAACCATGAGATCGTGTGCCTAGGTGTAGGCTACTTATCATAAACCTGATCCAtttgcctcttttttttgtcatatatatatatatatatatatgagtgacAGAATATACAATTATAAAAAATAGTCATTCATAATCACTGTACTGAGCCCTGATGAGTACATTTGCAcatttaatacttaataattTACTATAGGAGTacatatttcacatttaaaaaatagcattttatacCTTGTAAAGGAATGGTGCTGAAGCAGCGGCGTCAAAGAGTAGGACGCTGGGTTTGTTCTCTTCCCGCCAACTGTTCAAAAACTGTATGTAGTTATCATCTGTCacctgaataaaaaaataataattaaaaaggcATCAAAATCATCATTTTATGCTTGATATTTAAGAATTTCGAACAGCATATCGAAACGAATTACAATGTTACACTTGTAATAACTACCATGATAACGGAGTCAACACAATACACTTTGTATATCTCACACCAGCATTTCCAACATTATACATGTCACATACTTATGCATACGTTCCAACGTACAAGTTTTCCATCTAACCTTTTCTACTAGCTTATGTGGCAGCAAGCTTTCCATAAAATGCCTCAGGTTCTCTTGGGACACAGCGTTGTGGAAGGAGGTCACTCTGCCGTTGATGAGCCCCAGAATAGAGGGGGCGCCACGAGCCCCGAGGTGATGAGCTAACCGCTTCTCGTAACCAATATCCACGACGCCAATTCCCACACCTAAAACCAAAGAAGAGCAGAAtggataaataaacatacattcagcttttaaaaaaaacagaggcctcaacacataaaaaaaaccctcttccTAAAGGCACAGTAGACAATTTTGAAGGTTAAATGAAGCTAACTATTCTGAAACTCAAAATGTAACCAAATCCAAAGAGAGGCTTTGTGAATTAACTGGCAACATGATTTACAGGTGAACGCCTCCtggttctgattggttggatgttggTCCAGATcatatcatttgtttattatgagTGTAAAATACCACTGAGATTTCTCCCCTAAGATGAGGTTTTATTAAACCCAAATATTATAAAAGCTTTTAAGCCTATGCTGCCTCTCATATAATTTtacataaggaataacacacgacAGGGTGCGCTGTTctaagaaaataatccactttagaGTGGTGTGATGCACCCAAAACACTAAGCAGAGCTACTGTTCCCACCCcaaaagtggattattttagCAATGATTGCACGTTTTACTTTGCTCATGAATGACACACAGTCTGCAGTTACGTTTAATATTGTAGAACATTCATGAGACATGAGAAAAGTTAGTTGCTgtcaacatttacattataacagctatcaGCTGTTATAATGTCCACTATCAGCCTCTCTTCTGCTCTCTCTCAAAGTCaataagttcatttaaaaaaaaaaaaaccctacagcTAGTCATATTACAGAGAAACCTGACAGCACAAAGCTTTGAAAACTTACTGATAGTTACAaagaactgacactggagactccttccataaataaataaataaatattcaaaaacaTCTGCTTACGAAAAACAGCCACATCAAAGATTATACGTGTCACGTTGTTAAATAacgtgttgtttttaaaaaagctgtttattattattcttagatTATGTATAACCtattatttgaattacagcagGCACTACTGTCAGcgctgccgttatagaaaacgaatcaacagcctctgaccaatcagtggtATAATCACAGACAGCGATAATTTTCCATGACATTTTCTACAACACCCACCCAGTGGCTCCAGGTCCTGAATCGCTTCCTTCCAGACGGGCTCAATATGAATGCAGCTGAAACACCACTCTGAGGTAATCTTAATCAGGTAGGGCCTTTTAAAGCTATCCGGCACCACTACGTTCATAAACTTCTCATACTGAAGCAGGTGCTTGCTGTCTGTGAAATCTCGAGTCGACTGGGTGAACCGAAAGAACGACTGATCGAAGTAAAAACTGTCATGGAAGTGGCGGAAACCGTGCGGTGCCTGGTGGTGCTGCTGGTTCTCGTCTGTCTGGCCGAATTGATCGTAGTTAGCTCTGCGATCCTCACTCGACAGGATCTGTGGAAAACAAGACGGGTTCGAGGAAACAGCCACAGTGACAACACTAAGAAGCTTCAGATTTTAAGACGAAATGAAAAAGTCGTTAACCTACCTCGTAGGATTTAGTAATCTTGATAAACATGTCCTCTGCACTCGGATCTTTGTTCTTGTCTGGATGCCTATTGTAAAGTACAACGCGTTCAGCATAAGCATTATTAGGTGAACATGTTCATGCCTCCTCAGGATTACTCACCACTCCTTGACGAGCTGCTTGTAAGCCTTCCTGATTTCAGTCTGACTGGCGTGCCGGGACACTCCGAGCACGCTGTACGGATTGAACTCGGAAGCCGACGCGTTTCCCAAAACGAGCAGGAGTACAGCCAGACAGATCAGACAGCCCAGGAAGGGCTTGGAGAGCGCACCCATCTTCTCAGACTCAGACAGGCTGCCTACAGACAGAAAgcgaaaaagaaaaatgaaaccaCGTCTCGTGTGAACTGATGAAGTAAAGAATCTCAGTGGTGTGAAACAGAAGTGAAAGCACTCCTAAACACAatcaaataacaaaacaaaacgaaacaaaaaatacagaccCAGAGCgagctggtcaaactggtagaccatTTTCCCCAGCTTCCTTATACATTTTTGAGAGGAATTAGAAAACATTTATAAGGAAGGTGGAAAAGAACTGACCAGCTCTcaaagatggtctaccagtttgaccatCTCAGCCTGTCTCAGCAGCTGGTCAGATTAAACTGGGGTTTTCAGCAAGAATGATAGACAGTACAACCAAAAACACACTATCTGTAGGGTGGACTGACTTTTGAAACATCCCCCCAAAATAAAATCTGAGAAATAAAACTCAAGGCCAGTGTCGAAGAAAGGAAAGGTTctgattaattaaattaaagagTAAATATAGCGAATGTACACTTATAAAGAACAATCTGGGAAGCTGGCCAGCAAGCTAATCTAGCCGGCTAGTAACTGCTCAGGAGTAATGCTAAAGCTTTAGCATGGCTGCTAAATAGAAATGTAATACAAACTCACAGCGCGATACTAGACGCTCTTAGATACAAAAAAAGGACTACTCACAAAACCTTAAATTGATCTGCATAAAAACATATACTCGGTGACAAGCTCCATAGGAAGGTATGGTTGCTAGGCTAGCATTTTCAACTCCCACTAGCACTTCCGGTTCCACTGAATGGTGACATAACAGTTAAAAGACCCGAGTACTGATCTGTCTGAAAGAATGACTCGGCTCACACGtgcttttaaacataaaatatacacagtAAATA
This window of the Ictalurus furcatus strain D&B chromosome 21, Billie_1.0, whole genome shotgun sequence genome carries:
- the dnajc16l gene encoding dnaJ homolog subfamily C member 16, whose translation is MQINLRFCSLSESEKMGALSKPFLGCLICLAVLLLVLGNASASEFNPYSVLGVSRHASQTEIRKAYKQLVKEWHPDKNKDPSAEDMFIKITKSYEILSSEDRRANYDQFGQTDENQQHHQAPHGFRHFHDSFYFDQSFFRFTQSTRDFTDSKHLLQYEKFMNVVVPDSFKRPYLIKITSEWCFSCIHIEPVWKEAIQDLEPLGVGIGVVDIGYEKRLAHHLGARGAPSILGLINGRVTSFHNAVSQENLRHFMESLLPHKLVEKVTDDNYIQFLNSWREENKPSVLLFDAAASAPFLYKLSAFAYRDFVRFGYVDHSETTRIQQQFNINMYAPTMLLFKENTEKPADAIQSRGMKKQTIDEFVSSNRFLLVPRLVNQKLFDELCPVKQFHRRRKYCVLLITGEDETFVSANDAFFDFASSNTKEVVRFAYVYQRQQQPLCDTLLKKEDMSPPQVIILERRNAAGKVQYRTVTDGWNGSDDDKHRLHEQLELLQRDPTFLTFDAMLPELNNELASMFLIRWLNAACDYLSQAYFDLLYSNWQEVMPIVSLVFSALFILFGTVIIQAFSDPEERTAKRKAKESPKTPGSSSDTENTSSRPSKKNFVEVTELTDMTYTSNLVKLKPGHINVVLVLTDASKQVLLKRFAKEVYSFSGYQTLHYSFLNTDKHSQWMDSLLQLAPSARLLSEDEEEESASSCKPDYTAHVLALNGHKKYFCLFRPKLTSPFRPSFTKDEDDNVLLYQKLDQLNVWMEKLTEGTLPRHHVPAWPDLHTTTPKK